The proteins below come from a single Isoptericola dokdonensis DS-3 genomic window:
- a CDS encoding ABC transporter ATP-binding protein → MDTSTPRTGPVIDVRGLRRRYGTKQAVDGLDLRVEQGEIFAVLGPNGAGKTTTVEILEGFRSRDGGEVTVLGQDPATGGRAWRSRLGVVLQDSHDQVELTVHELVHHFARFYPAGRDPEEVIDAVGLREKESTRARQLSGGQRRRLDVALGIVGDPELLFLDEPTTGFDPQARRSFWELLRSLRADGTTILLTTHYLDEAAFLADRVAVVSEGRIVAVDAPDALGGPEARRPVVRWTGPDGVPCTERTAHPTRLVTELAALAGGEIPGLQVVRPSLEDVYLELIGEAVAAPTAASTARPAGQTVSDALASREVVR, encoded by the coding sequence ATGGACACTTCGACACCTCGGACCGGGCCCGTCATCGACGTCCGGGGCCTGCGCCGACGCTATGGCACCAAGCAGGCCGTCGACGGCCTCGACCTGCGGGTCGAGCAGGGTGAGATCTTCGCCGTGCTCGGCCCCAACGGTGCGGGCAAGACGACCACCGTCGAGATCCTCGAAGGCTTCCGCAGCCGGGACGGCGGCGAGGTCACCGTGCTCGGCCAGGACCCCGCCACCGGCGGGCGTGCCTGGCGCAGCCGCCTCGGCGTCGTCCTGCAGGACTCGCACGACCAGGTCGAGCTGACCGTCCACGAGTTGGTGCACCACTTCGCCCGGTTCTACCCGGCCGGTCGGGACCCCGAGGAGGTGATCGACGCCGTCGGCCTCCGCGAGAAGGAGTCGACGCGCGCCCGTCAGCTCTCCGGCGGGCAGCGCCGCCGTCTCGACGTCGCTCTCGGGATCGTGGGCGACCCCGAGCTGCTCTTCCTCGACGAGCCGACCACGGGCTTCGACCCCCAGGCACGTCGCTCGTTCTGGGAGCTCCTCCGCTCGCTGCGCGCGGACGGCACGACGATCCTGCTGACCACCCACTATCTCGACGAGGCCGCCTTCCTCGCCGACCGGGTCGCGGTCGTGAGCGAGGGTCGCATCGTCGCCGTCGATGCTCCCGACGCCCTCGGCGGGCCCGAGGCCCGGCGCCCCGTGGTCCGCTGGACCGGGCCCGACGGGGTCCCCTGCACCGAGCGCACGGCGCACCCCACGCGGCTGGTCACCGAGCTCGCCGCGCTCGCCGGTGGCGAGATCCCCGGCCTGCAGGTCGTGCGCCCGAGCCTCGAGGACGTCTACCTCGAGCTCATCGGGGAGGCGGTCGCCGCCCCGACCGCCGCGTCCACCGCCCGGCCCGCCGGCCAGACCGTCTCCGACGCCCTCGCCAGCAGGGAGGTCGTCCGATGA
- the rplA gene encoding 50S ribosomal protein L1, which produces MAQRSKAYRAAAAKIDRENLYSPLEAVKLAKETASSKADATVEAVFRLGVDPRKADQLVRGTVNLPHGTGKTARVIVFANGAKAEEALAAGADEVGGDDLIAKVAAGYTDFDSAVATPDLMGKVGRLGKVLGPRGLMPNPKTGTVTMDVTKAVTDIKGGKIEFRVDKHSNLHFIIGKVSFDETALVENYGAALDEILRLKPSSSKGRYITKATLATTFGPGIPVDQSKTTKLLEG; this is translated from the coding sequence ATGGCACAGCGCAGCAAGGCGTACCGCGCCGCCGCGGCGAAGATCGACCGCGAGAACCTGTACAGCCCGCTCGAGGCCGTGAAGCTCGCCAAGGAGACCGCCTCGTCGAAGGCCGACGCCACCGTCGAGGCCGTGTTCCGCCTCGGTGTGGACCCGCGCAAGGCGGACCAGCTGGTCCGCGGCACGGTCAACCTGCCGCACGGCACGGGCAAGACCGCCCGCGTCATCGTCTTCGCGAACGGTGCGAAGGCCGAGGAGGCCCTCGCGGCCGGTGCCGACGAGGTCGGCGGCGACGACCTGATCGCCAAGGTGGCCGCCGGCTACACCGACTTCGACTCGGCCGTCGCGACCCCGGACCTCATGGGCAAGGTCGGTCGTCTGGGCAAGGTGCTGGGCCCCCGTGGTCTCATGCCGAACCCGAAGACCGGCACCGTCACGATGGACGTCACCAAGGCCGTGACCGACATCAAGGGCGGCAAGATCGAGTTCCGCGTCGACAAGCACTCGAACCTCCACTTCATCATCGGCAAGGTCTCGTTCGACGAGACCGCGCTGGTCGAGAACTACGGCGCCGCGCTGGACGAGATCCTGCGTCTCAAGCCGTCGTCCTCGAAGGGCCGCTACATCACCAAGGCGACCCTGGCGACGACGTTCGGCCCGGGCATCCCGGTCGACCAGTCGAAGACCACCAAGCTGCTCGAGGGCTGA
- the rplK gene encoding 50S ribosomal protein L11, whose product MPPKKKVAGLIKLQIQAGAANPAPPIGPALGQHGVNIMEFCKAYNAATESQRGNVIPVEITVYEDRSFTFITKTPPAAELIKKAAGVAKGSPTPHTVKVAQLSQAQVREIAETKMQDLNANDIEGAMLIIAGTARSMGITVAK is encoded by the coding sequence ATGCCTCCCAAGAAGAAGGTCGCCGGCCTCATCAAGCTCCAGATCCAGGCCGGTGCGGCCAACCCCGCGCCGCCGATCGGCCCCGCGCTCGGTCAGCACGGCGTGAACATCATGGAGTTCTGCAAGGCCTACAACGCGGCGACCGAGTCGCAGCGCGGCAACGTGATCCCCGTCGAGATCACGGTGTACGAGGACCGCTCGTTCACCTTCATCACGAAGACCCCGCCGGCCGCGGAGCTCATCAAGAAGGCCGCCGGTGTGGCCAAGGGCTCCCCGACGCCGCACACGGTGAAGGTCGCTCAGCTCTCGCAGGCCCAGGTCCGCGAGATCGCCGAGACGAAGATGCAGGACCTCAACGCGAACGACATCGAGGGCGCGATGCTGATCATCGCGGGCACCGCCCGCTCGATGGGCATCACCGTCGCCAAGTGA
- a CDS encoding ABC transporter permease encodes MSTANPPSRSATRGDGRLPSAARLGVDRAGVELRAFFRERDAVIFIFSYPLIMMAIFATVFGGQDQGTDGYGVPFAQYFLPGMIATGVMLTSFQSLAVAVAVERDDGTLKRLRLAPLPAVSYFVGKIGLVLVTTVVQTTLLLVLAATVYDVPMPTDVTSWGTFAWVFVLGTATGTVCGVAFSSLPRSGKSATAVVTPVVLVLQFISGVFFAFFALPSWMQAVASLFPLKWMAQGMRSVFLPEDAQVLEVAGTWQHGATAAVLGGWLVLGLVLGVRTFRWRRRDDG; translated from the coding sequence ATGAGCACGGCAAACCCGCCGAGCCGGTCCGCGACCCGGGGCGACGGACGCCTGCCGTCCGCCGCACGCCTCGGCGTCGACCGCGCGGGCGTCGAGCTGCGCGCGTTCTTCCGGGAGCGCGACGCGGTGATCTTCATCTTCTCGTACCCGCTCATCATGATGGCGATCTTCGCGACGGTCTTCGGCGGCCAGGACCAGGGCACCGACGGGTACGGCGTGCCCTTCGCGCAGTACTTCCTGCCGGGGATGATCGCGACCGGCGTCATGCTGACGAGCTTCCAGTCGCTCGCGGTCGCGGTCGCCGTCGAGCGCGACGACGGCACGCTCAAGCGGCTGCGCCTCGCTCCTCTGCCGGCGGTGAGCTACTTCGTCGGCAAGATCGGGCTCGTCCTGGTCACGACGGTCGTGCAGACGACGCTCCTGCTCGTGCTCGCCGCGACGGTGTACGACGTGCCCATGCCGACCGACGTCACGTCGTGGGGGACGTTCGCCTGGGTTTTCGTGCTCGGCACCGCGACGGGCACGGTCTGCGGGGTGGCGTTCTCCTCCCTGCCGCGGTCCGGGAAGTCCGCGACCGCCGTCGTGACCCCGGTCGTCCTCGTGCTGCAGTTCATCTCCGGGGTCTTCTTCGCGTTCTTCGCGCTGCCCTCCTGGATGCAGGCGGTCGCCTCCCTCTTCCCGCTCAAGTGGATGGCGCAGGGCATGCGCTCGGTCTTCCTCCCCGAGGATGCGCAGGTCCTCGAGGTGGCCGGTACCTGGCAGCACGGCGCGACGGCTGCTGTACTGGGCGGATGGCTGGTGCTGGGTCTCGTCCTCGGCGTGCGCACGTTCCGGTGGCGACGCCGTGACGACGGCTGA
- the secE gene encoding preprotein translocase subunit SecE: protein MSESSAHAAGTHDAQSGKERRNVFARIALFVRQVVGELRKVVTPTRSELVNYTIVVIVFVAVAMLFVTALDYLVGRGVFWLFGA, encoded by the coding sequence GTGAGCGAGTCCTCCGCGCACGCCGCTGGAACGCACGACGCCCAGTCCGGCAAGGAGCGTCGCAACGTCTTCGCTCGGATCGCCCTGTTCGTCCGCCAGGTGGTGGGCGAGCTCCGCAAGGTCGTCACCCCGACGCGGTCCGAGCTCGTCAACTACACGATCGTCGTGATCGTGTTCGTCGCGGTGGCGATGCTGTTCGTCACCGCGCTCGACTACCTCGTGGGTCGCGGAGTCTTCTGGCTCTTCGGGGCCTGA
- the nusG gene encoding transcription termination/antitermination protein NusG: MSQDPLEQTENVDLTQPDAAGAEADLDAPADLDAAETQDAPEADETAADDETVADETAADDEAEPAEAADQTDEADDAATDEDVEEDPAEELRRTLRGQFGDWFVIHSYAGYENRVKANLENRIQSLNMEDYIFQVEVPMEEVTEIKNAQKKTVRRVRIPGYVLVRMDLTDESWGAVRHTPGVTGFVGHTHQPVPLSLDEVFGMLAPSVLEAAPTKPTAAGAKGGAAAGPAIEVDFEVGESVTVTDGPFDTLPATISEINAEAQKLKVLVSIFGRETPVELSFNQVAKI, translated from the coding sequence GTGTCCCAGGATCCTCTGGAGCAGACCGAGAACGTCGACCTCACGCAGCCCGACGCCGCCGGCGCCGAGGCCGACCTCGACGCGCCTGCCGACCTGGACGCCGCCGAGACGCAGGACGCGCCCGAGGCGGACGAGACCGCTGCTGACGACGAGACCGTCGCGGACGAGACCGCTGCTGACGACGAGGCAGAGCCCGCCGAGGCCGCCGACCAGACGGACGAGGCTGACGACGCCGCCACCGACGAGGACGTCGAGGAGGACCCGGCCGAGGAGCTGCGGCGCACGCTGCGCGGCCAGTTCGGCGACTGGTTCGTCATCCACTCCTACGCGGGCTACGAGAACCGTGTGAAGGCCAACCTGGAGAACCGCATCCAGAGCCTGAACATGGAGGACTACATCTTCCAGGTCGAGGTCCCCATGGAGGAGGTGACCGAGATCAAGAACGCGCAGAAGAAGACCGTCCGCCGCGTCCGCATCCCCGGTTACGTCCTCGTGCGCATGGACCTCACCGACGAGTCGTGGGGCGCCGTCCGGCACACCCCGGGCGTCACCGGGTTCGTCGGTCACACGCACCAGCCGGTCCCGCTGTCGCTGGACGAGGTGTTCGGCATGCTGGCCCCGTCGGTCCTCGAGGCCGCGCCCACCAAGCCCACCGCCGCGGGCGCCAAGGGCGGCGCTGCCGCCGGGCCCGCCATCGAGGTCGACTTCGAGGTCGGCGAGTCGGTCACCGTCACGGACGGTCCGTTCGACACGCTGCCCGCCACGATCTCCGAGATCAATGCCGAGGCCCAGAAGCTCAAGGTCCTCGTCTCCATCTTCGGCCGGGAGACCCCGGTCGAGCTGTCGTTCAACCAGGTCGCCAAGATCTGA
- a CDS encoding RNA polymerase sigma factor, translating to MSSTADTSSLGDRAAVALLEYREGRPEALGDFVREATPLLWRTVRAQGVSREASDDVVQHTWAALVRHADSITEPKATLKWLLVTARRAAWEVVRKERADQGHRTELPDDDAETSATLPDSGPGPEAEVLKDERDRLLWQALGTLPRRCQELLRLVSLADRPDYRSISSAIGMPVGSIGATRGRCLAKLRAVLTQHGEASWT from the coding sequence ATGTCCAGCACAGCCGACACGTCCAGTCTCGGTGATCGCGCGGCCGTCGCGCTGCTCGAGTACCGGGAGGGCCGTCCCGAGGCGCTCGGCGACTTCGTCCGCGAGGCGACGCCGCTGCTGTGGCGCACGGTGCGGGCCCAGGGCGTGAGCCGGGAGGCGTCCGACGACGTCGTCCAGCACACGTGGGCTGCGCTCGTGCGGCACGCGGACTCCATCACGGAGCCGAAGGCGACGCTGAAGTGGCTGCTGGTGACGGCGCGGCGGGCCGCCTGGGAGGTGGTCCGCAAGGAGCGTGCCGACCAGGGGCACCGCACCGAGCTGCCGGACGATGACGCGGAGACCTCGGCGACGCTCCCGGACTCCGGTCCGGGGCCGGAGGCCGAGGTGCTGAAGGACGAACGGGACCGGCTGCTCTGGCAGGCACTCGGCACGTTGCCGAGGCGCTGCCAGGAGCTGCTGCGCCTCGTCTCGCTGGCGGACCGCCCGGACTACCGTTCCATCTCCTCCGCGATCGGCATGCCGGTCGGGAGCATCGGCGCCACTCGGGGACGCTGCCTCGCCAAGCTGCGGGCCGTCCTCACCCAACATGGGGAGGCCTCATGGACCTGA
- a CDS encoding response regulator has product MLAGEPDVEIVAEAADGERAVALARELSPDVVLMDLRMPVLDGVGATEQIVGGSPAGPRVVVLTTYDTDADILRAVEAGATGYLLKDTPRAALVAGVQAAARGETVLAPSVATRLVSSVRTAEERPTPREAEVLRLVERGLSNAAIGRELFIAEATVKTHLLRVFAKLRVDDRTAAVSVARQRGWLR; this is encoded by the coding sequence ATGCTGGCCGGTGAGCCCGACGTCGAGATCGTCGCCGAGGCGGCCGACGGCGAACGAGCCGTGGCACTGGCCCGCGAGCTCTCCCCCGACGTCGTGCTCATGGACCTGCGGATGCCCGTGCTCGACGGCGTCGGCGCGACGGAGCAGATCGTCGGAGGGTCACCCGCCGGACCACGCGTCGTCGTGCTCACCACCTACGACACGGACGCCGACATCCTGCGTGCCGTCGAGGCCGGCGCCACGGGCTACCTGCTCAAGGACACGCCGCGGGCGGCGCTCGTCGCCGGGGTGCAGGCGGCGGCGCGCGGTGAGACGGTGCTGGCGCCGTCGGTGGCGACTCGCCTGGTGTCGTCCGTCCGGACGGCGGAGGAGCGACCGACCCCGCGCGAGGCCGAGGTGCTGCGGCTCGTGGAGCGCGGGCTGTCGAACGCCGCGATCGGCCGCGAGCTGTTCATCGCCGAGGCGACGGTGAAGACGCACCTCCTGCGCGTGTTCGCCAAGCTCCGGGTGGACGACCGCACCGCGGCGGTGTCGGTGGCCCGGCAGCGCGGCTGGCTGAGGTGA
- a CDS encoding adenosine deaminase has protein sequence MRDLASLPKAHLHLHFTGSLRVPSLVEMSARHGIRLPAAITDGDPLRVPADARGWFRFQRLYDAARHCVRSEADMRRLVDEAAADDAAEGSGRLEIQVDPTSYAPFVGGITPALEIVLDEASAASARHGLEVAVVVAASRMRHPMDARTLARLAARYAGEGPGEVVGFGLSNDERRGDTDEFAAAFRIARRAGLASVPHGGELLGPGHVRDVVGALAPDRLGHGVRSVEDASLLASLVESGVALEVCPASNVSLGVYAHDEDVPLRELVDAGAQVALGADDPLLFGSRLVAQYETAREVHGFSDAELADLARASIRASRASEGSKARLLAGVDDWLDDPVAPFVG, from the coding sequence GTGCGCGACCTGGCCAGCCTCCCGAAAGCCCACCTCCACCTGCACTTCACGGGCTCGTTGCGGGTGCCCTCGCTCGTGGAGATGTCCGCCCGGCACGGCATCCGGCTGCCCGCCGCGATCACGGACGGCGACCCCTTGCGGGTGCCCGCCGACGCGCGGGGCTGGTTCCGGTTCCAGCGGCTGTACGACGCAGCCCGGCACTGCGTGCGGTCCGAGGCCGACATGCGCCGCCTCGTCGACGAGGCGGCCGCCGACGACGCGGCGGAGGGTTCCGGGCGGCTGGAGATCCAGGTCGACCCGACGTCGTACGCACCGTTCGTCGGCGGCATCACGCCGGCCCTGGAGATCGTGCTCGACGAGGCCAGCGCGGCGAGCGCCCGCCACGGGCTCGAGGTGGCGGTGGTGGTGGCCGCCTCCCGGATGCGGCACCCGATGGACGCCCGCACCCTCGCCCGGCTCGCGGCCCGGTACGCGGGCGAGGGGCCCGGGGAGGTCGTGGGGTTCGGCCTGAGCAACGACGAGCGGCGCGGCGACACCGACGAGTTCGCGGCCGCGTTCCGGATCGCGCGGCGGGCGGGCCTGGCGTCCGTGCCGCACGGCGGGGAGCTGCTGGGGCCGGGGCACGTGCGCGACGTCGTGGGGGCGCTCGCGCCGGACCGGCTCGGTCACGGCGTCCGGTCGGTCGAGGACGCCTCGCTCCTCGCGTCGCTGGTCGAGTCCGGGGTGGCGCTGGAGGTGTGCCCGGCGTCCAACGTGTCGCTCGGCGTGTACGCCCACGACGAGGACGTGCCGCTGCGCGAGCTCGTCGACGCGGGGGCGCAGGTCGCGCTCGGCGCCGACGACCCGCTGCTGTTCGGCTCGCGGCTGGTCGCCCAGTACGAGACCGCGCGGGAGGTGCACGGGTTCTCCGACGCCGAGCTCGCGGACCTCGCGCGGGCGTCGATCCGCGCGTCCCGCGCGTCGGAGGGCAGCAAGGCGCGGCTGCTGGCCGGCGTCGACGACTGGCTCGACGACCCGGTGGCGCCGTTCGTCGGCTGA
- a CDS encoding sensor histidine kinase: MTTADPSSGSLAARAEGDVDDWDRQVLWWDVAFVAIVLLTAVALPLSGQSGRQLWIAYGAMATILAAYAAWGAPAARSRHQGRALAYVTVLVLATAVAVSQGGLATFLLFGAFTQLWMLLEPPRRAVLASVALAVTTTFGLAVEAGFSSRGLLAAAPQMAVALAFALTLGLWTATWMRRSDERAQLLQALRATQDELAQTHHAAGVAAERERVAREIHDTLAQGFTSVVTQAQAASAALDRGEDRTARERLHLIETTARENLAEARGLVAAFAPVQLQDSTLSEALRRLADRFTAETGTTVRVDVDGPVDASDDGGTIGPASDVVLLRAAQEALSNVRRHAGASAVTVRLRRADGAVELEVSDDGRGLPPQLSEGFGLTGMRERAAAAGGELEVGPGTAGGTRVRLRLPVSAS; encoded by the coding sequence GTGACGACGGCTGACCCGTCGTCCGGCAGCCTCGCAGCCCGCGCGGAGGGCGACGTCGACGACTGGGACAGGCAGGTGCTCTGGTGGGACGTCGCGTTCGTCGCGATCGTCCTGCTCACGGCGGTCGCCCTGCCGCTCAGCGGGCAGTCGGGCCGGCAGCTCTGGATCGCGTACGGGGCGATGGCCACGATCCTCGCCGCCTACGCGGCCTGGGGTGCCCCGGCGGCACGGTCGCGGCACCAGGGTCGCGCGCTGGCCTACGTGACGGTCCTCGTCCTCGCGACCGCTGTCGCCGTGTCCCAGGGCGGCCTGGCGACGTTCCTGCTCTTCGGCGCCTTCACCCAGCTCTGGATGCTGCTCGAGCCTCCCCGCCGGGCCGTCCTCGCGTCCGTGGCGCTGGCCGTGACCACGACGTTCGGCCTCGCCGTCGAGGCGGGCTTCTCGTCGCGAGGACTGCTCGCGGCAGCACCGCAGATGGCCGTCGCGCTCGCCTTCGCGCTGACGCTCGGGCTCTGGACCGCGACGTGGATGCGACGCTCCGACGAGCGGGCCCAGCTCCTGCAAGCGCTCCGGGCCACGCAGGACGAGCTGGCGCAGACCCACCATGCGGCTGGTGTCGCCGCCGAGCGGGAGCGGGTGGCCCGCGAGATCCACGACACCCTCGCCCAGGGCTTCACGAGCGTCGTGACGCAGGCGCAGGCCGCCTCGGCGGCCCTCGACCGGGGCGAGGACAGGACCGCTCGTGAGCGGCTCCACCTGATCGAGACGACCGCCCGGGAGAACCTGGCCGAGGCGCGAGGGCTCGTCGCGGCGTTCGCCCCGGTGCAGCTGCAGGACTCGACGCTGTCGGAGGCGCTGCGGCGCCTCGCGGACCGGTTCACCGCCGAGACGGGGACGACCGTGCGGGTCGACGTCGACGGCCCGGTGGACGCGTCCGACGACGGCGGGACGATCGGCCCGGCGTCCGACGTCGTGCTGCTGCGCGCAGCGCAGGAGGCGCTCTCGAACGTCCGACGGCACGCGGGCGCCTCCGCGGTCACCGTCCGGCTGCGCCGCGCGGACGGCGCCGTCGAGCTCGAGGTGTCCGACGACGGCCGCGGGCTGCCCCCGCAGCTCTCCGAAGGGTTCGGCCTGACGGGCATGCGCGAACGGGCGGCCGCGGCGGGCGGTGAGCTCGAGGTCGGTCCGGGTACCGCCGGCGGGACACGGGTCCGGCTCCGCCTGCCGGTGAGCGCGTCGTGA
- a CDS encoding UDP-N-acetylmuramate dehydrogenase — MSQTAQQTSTPADDAPAPTLAELTTLRVGGPVGEYVEATTEAELIDAVRAADDAGAPLLVVGGGSNLLVADAGFDGVVVRDVRQGLDADLADSCGTDGACGGASLSLPAGQDWDAFVEQAVANEWVGVEALSGIPGTLGAAPVQNIGAYGQEVSGVVASVRTWDRATGQRKTLTLSELGFGYRTSVLKRTMRAAGTAGGADLWYPTPRYVVLEVNLQMRLGSLSAPIGYGELARTLGIEVGQRAPSADVRAAVLELRGGKGMLLDGVGGAAAPDHDRWSAGSFFTNPIVSADDAATLPEDAPRYPVRSSVPESTVGPSLGAVDPSLVKTSAAWLIERAGFTKGFGVAGEHSPARLSTRHTLALTNRGGATAQDVVTLARAVRDGVRDRFGVELEPEPVLVGLAL; from the coding sequence GTGAGCCAGACCGCCCAGCAGACCTCCACCCCCGCCGACGACGCCCCCGCGCCGACCCTCGCCGAGCTGACGACGCTGCGCGTGGGCGGGCCGGTCGGGGAGTACGTCGAGGCGACCACCGAGGCGGAGCTGATCGACGCCGTCCGGGCCGCCGACGACGCCGGCGCGCCGCTGCTCGTCGTGGGCGGGGGGTCGAACCTGCTCGTCGCGGACGCCGGGTTCGACGGCGTCGTCGTGCGGGACGTCCGGCAGGGGCTCGACGCCGACCTCGCGGACTCCTGCGGCACCGACGGCGCGTGCGGCGGGGCGAGCCTGTCCCTGCCCGCGGGGCAGGACTGGGACGCGTTCGTCGAGCAGGCCGTGGCGAACGAGTGGGTGGGCGTCGAGGCGCTGTCCGGCATCCCGGGCACCCTCGGGGCCGCGCCCGTGCAGAACATCGGCGCCTACGGCCAGGAGGTGTCCGGCGTCGTCGCGTCCGTGCGCACCTGGGACCGCGCGACCGGGCAGCGCAAGACCCTCACGCTGTCCGAGCTCGGATTCGGCTACCGCACCAGCGTGCTCAAGCGCACGATGCGGGCAGCCGGCACGGCGGGCGGTGCCGACCTCTGGTACCCGACGCCGCGATACGTCGTGCTCGAGGTGAACCTCCAGATGCGGCTCGGCTCGCTGTCGGCGCCGATCGGCTATGGCGAGCTGGCCCGCACCCTCGGCATCGAGGTCGGGCAGCGGGCGCCGTCGGCCGACGTCCGCGCCGCCGTCCTGGAGCTGCGCGGCGGCAAGGGGATGCTGCTCGACGGCGTCGGGGGAGCAGCGGCACCGGACCACGACCGCTGGTCGGCCGGGTCGTTCTTCACCAACCCGATCGTCTCGGCGGACGACGCCGCCACGCTGCCGGAGGACGCCCCCCGCTACCCGGTGCGCTCGTCCGTGCCGGAGTCGACGGTGGGCCCGAGCCTGGGTGCCGTCGACCCGTCGCTCGTCAAGACCAGCGCCGCGTGGCTGATCGAGCGTGCCGGGTTCACCAAGGGGTTCGGCGTCGCGGGGGAGCACTCGCCGGCGCGGCTGTCGACCCGCCACACCCTCGCCCTGACCAACCGGGGCGGCGCGACCGCGCAGGACGTCGTGACGCTCGCGCGGGCGGTGCGCGACGGCGTGCGCGACCGGTTCGGCGTCGAGCTGGAGCCGGAGCCGGTGCTGGTCGGCCTCGCGCTCTGA
- a CDS encoding L,D-transpeptidase family protein, producing the protein MSTNRTTLRRRATAMAVAGALLLLPGCAALSELTGDGGTTTSPSPEAASAEPSAAPSSEAPSPRAEPSASASPSVTAEPSASASPSPSASPSASPSTTPPTDDGAAEAEDGEGDDTKDKDKAKETAEPEPEYLEVGSSGTEVTALQERLQDLGYYLPSVDGSFGPMTQQAVWALQKAAGLYRDGVVGPKTEQALADGVRPGAESSSGKVVEIDLDRQLIKAVEDGEVVRTINASSGNGESYEALGRTYTATTPRGTYAVYMERDYLHESTLELGSMYRPKYFTGGIAVHGSGSIPPYPASHGCIRVSNSAMDWLWDTWGVPKGTTVVVY; encoded by the coding sequence ATGAGCACGAACCGAACGACGCTGCGCCGTCGGGCCACGGCCATGGCCGTCGCCGGGGCGCTCCTGCTGCTGCCCGGGTGCGCCGCGCTGTCCGAGCTGACCGGCGACGGTGGCACCACGACCTCCCCGAGCCCCGAGGCGGCGTCCGCGGAGCCGTCGGCCGCACCGTCCTCCGAGGCCCCGAGCCCCCGCGCCGAGCCCTCCGCGAGCGCGTCGCCGAGCGTCACCGCGGAGCCCTCCGCGAGCGCGTCACCGAGCCCGTCCGCCTCGCCGTCGGCGTCACCGTCGACCACCCCGCCGACCGACGACGGCGCCGCCGAGGCCGAGGACGGCGAGGGCGACGACACGAAGGACAAGGACAAAGCGAAGGAGACGGCGGAGCCGGAGCCGGAGTACCTGGAGGTCGGTTCCTCCGGCACCGAGGTCACCGCGCTCCAGGAGCGTCTCCAGGACCTCGGCTACTACCTGCCGTCCGTCGACGGCTCGTTCGGCCCCATGACGCAGCAGGCCGTGTGGGCCCTGCAGAAGGCCGCGGGGCTGTACCGGGACGGCGTCGTCGGCCCGAAGACGGAGCAGGCGCTGGCCGACGGCGTGCGGCCGGGCGCGGAGTCGTCGTCGGGCAAGGTCGTGGAGATCGACCTGGACCGCCAGCTCATCAAGGCCGTCGAGGACGGCGAGGTGGTGCGGACGATCAACGCGTCGTCCGGCAACGGCGAGTCGTACGAGGCGCTCGGCCGCACCTACACCGCCACGACACCGCGCGGCACGTACGCCGTCTACATGGAGCGCGACTACCTGCACGAGTCCACGCTCGAGCTGGGGTCGATGTACCGGCCCAAGTACTTCACCGGCGGCATCGCCGTGCACGGGTCCGGGTCGATCCCGCCCTATCCCGCGTCCCACGGGTGCATCCGGGTGTCGAACTCGGCCATGGACTGGCTGTGGGACACCTGGGGCGTGCCGAAGGGTACGACCGTCGTCGTCTACTGA